The sequence GGACATATTCTACGGTTGTGCCCCTCTTGGCGACACAACCCACATCTTGACTTGGGTCCATTCTCGATCCATAGGGAGGTCGGCAACTCCCTATCATTCTCGTCCATCTCATTGCGGATTCGTGTGGACTTTGGCCGACCTTTGTTCCGGATCAGGTGCAGATTGGGCATCACTACTCTAGTTTCTTCAGGATCCGGCCATGCTAATCTGTCTTTCAACGGTTGGAATACCGGTTCATAGCTATGGAACCTGACTCACGCTATAGCAAGGATCAATAAACTGCTGCGCATCGTGCTTATACTTAGCACAAATTGCTATTACGTGTGAACACGGCATCTTGTATGCTTCCCATTTTCCACATGTGCATTTCATACCCCGAAGATCAACCCTGTGCGTGTGTTGTCCGCCCCCATTACCTAGAGGATTACCCGGTGTGTCAACCTGATATAACCGTGCTTGTGTGCACATCCGTGTCACCATATGGTCCTTTGCCTTCGCTTGGTTTTTTTCGAACTTCTCCATGGCATACTTGCACCATTCTTGACCCGCTTCCAATTGCTGTAGAGCGAGATTACGACGAGCGTCAAAGTAGGAGTTCACTTTGAAGAAGGTGTACCTCACCATTGCCGTGATTGGCAAGCTGCGTGCACCTTTCAGTACTCCATTAAAACACTCCGATAGGTTGGTTGTCATTGCTCCGTATCGACGCCCTCCGTCGTGTGCAAGTGTccacttttctttgttttcattttccaagTACCTGTGTGCAGCCGGTTTGACATTGCGAATTAAATCCAATGTGGCTTGAAACTTTCTAACTTGATTCGCGCTTGCGGCCCTCCATACCATGTTCTTCAACTCcagaattttccattttgtgTTCACATTGCTAACTACATGGCGGAGGCAATACCGGTGATGGGCCTGGGGAGGCTGCAACCAAGTCATCCTTGTGTCATCAAAGCAAGCTTTTATACCCGAATGTCGGTCAGAGATGATGCAAAGATTTGTCCGGTCCGTAACATATTGTTTCAGGCATGCCAAGAACCATCCCCATGTCTCCTTGCTCTCACTCTCAACAACGGCAAACGCGAGTGGATAAACCTCGTTGTTAGCATCCGTTGCCATTGCTATCAACAACTTCCCCTTGTACTTGCCATAGAGGTGCGTTGCATCGATGCTTATCACCGGCCTACAATACTTGAACCCTTCTATACACGGACCAAAAGCCCAAAAGGCACAGTTAAATGTGCAAGTTCCCGGCACACTACGGTGGTCGCACTTCAACTGTGTCACTGTGGTTGGATCTGCATCTTTTAACGCTGCCAGGAACCGAGGCAATTCTGCATATGACTCATCGAAACCACCGTAGATGGCTGCAACGGCTTTCTGTTTTGCATCCCAAACCTTATAGTGAGATGCCCAATGGCTGTGCTTCGCATGAAGAACACTACGTAGGGTTGCTACTGTTCTTGAAATGTCTTCCCGTACGTATGACTCAAGTGTGATGGCAATGAACTTTGAATCCATCATCCTTCCATCATGATCCACTTGGAGTGTCGAGCAAGTGTGGGGACCCTTAGATGTTGTGATCATCCACAGCTTGTGCCTTTTGCTGTAGATAGCTCGAATTGACCATAGACATGCATCGTCTACACACGTTACAACCA is a genomic window of Quercus lobata isolate SW786 chromosome 2, ValleyOak3.0 Primary Assembly, whole genome shotgun sequence containing:
- the LOC115970550 gene encoding uncharacterized protein LOC115970550; translation: MGLHKDTHDISIVFRAPQQLVGTQVFYNSIPLQCDNDANIMWGVIKRAGQFIGSDLYVTVHTVGFNVDGGSQYGSRVGEQESVPVTVVHPSVTPETSLPYNCQPWNGVAMDNTEDAEVLGSIHTHEDEGYTHRNEDIQTYLDEATEMDETRDVYEEFIDNDGSVENPELLDELQPENNLNPNPEWFTSNTWDDINDPSPSLETGLLSWRPGDEPSKGMLFNNKAAVQHALTMFSVGLNKKFKYMKSDPERLVVTCVDDACLWSIRAIYSKRHKLWMITTSKGPHTCSTLQVDHDGRMMDSKFIAITLESYVREDISRTVATLRSVLHAKHSHWASHYKVWDAKQKAVAAIYGGFDESYAELPRFLAALKDADPTTVTQLKCDHRSVPGTCTFNCAFWAFGPCIEGFKYCRPVISIDATHLYGKYKGKLLIAMATDANNEVYPLAFAVVESESKETWGWFLACLKQYVTDRTNLCIISDRHSGIKACFDDTRMTWLQPPQAHHRYCLRHVVSNVNTKWKILELKNMVWRAASANQVRKFQATLDLIRNVKPAAHRYLENENKEKWTLAHDGGRRYGAMTTNLSECFNGVLKGARSLPITAMVRYTFFKVNSYFDARRNLALQQLEAGQEWCKYAMEKFEKNQAKAKDHMVTRMCTQARLYQVDTPGNPLGNGGGQHTHRVDLRGMKCTCGKWEAYKMPCSHVIAICAKYKHDAQQFIDPCYSVSQVP